The Ranitomeya imitator isolate aRanImi1 chromosome 6, aRanImi1.pri, whole genome shotgun sequence genome window below encodes:
- the LOC138643611 gene encoding uncharacterized protein — translation MELRPTESNLTERETGSDSELLIDPVAEDAELAGPSGQATGSNHPPPPPQPAAASTAPQEANPEVDEGGQSSSPTLALDTSPQPTTRPNRGRRRRVALNIGTRRQVDTGVLDYLSRAANDDGKEAYFRSLARYLRPIPRSLRLRTRGCIQILLDAATPPNNPTNIFNYLERWQMSSTNLLAVQDLPQDQSQTVSAPPPQPIAPQPAQTTQQGQNRGIYDFAAHPQSDHLNRHMFGGWSQHVSARHGHIGGSEQMGQASSQDLMPFYPPHQVLGHTHDRSLQQHPQFLSAITQVDRVVGQPPRPSSAHAGHPPSPSPPPTYHNL, via the exons atggagctacgacc aacagagtcaaatctgactgaaagagagactggatctgactctgagttgctgattgaccctgttgctgaagatgcagaattggctggaccatctgggcaagcaacaggcagcaaccaccctcccccaccaccacaaccagcagcagcgtctaccgctccacaggaggcaaatcctgaggttgatgaaggaggccagagcagcagtccaacattggctctggatacatcaccacagcctactaccagaccaaaccgtggtcgtcgcagaagggtggctttgaacattggcaccaggaggcaagttgataccggggtgttggactatttgtcccgagctgccaatgatgatgggaaggaagcttacttccgcagtcttgcccgctatttacgtcccattccccgctcgctcaggctgcggaccagaggttgcatccaaattttgctagatgcggcaacacccccaaacaacccgactaatatctttaattatcttgaacggtggcaaatgtcatctaccaaccttctggcggtgcaagaccttccacaggaccaatcacaaactgtgtcagcaccacccccgcaacctatagctccacagcctgcacaaaccacacaacaaggccaaaacaggggtatttatgattttgcagcacatccccaatctgaccacttgaacagacacatgtttggaggctggtcccaacatgtgtctgctcgacatggtcatattgggggttcggaacaaatgggtcaagccagtagccaggacttgatgcccttctaccctccacatcaagtgttaggtcatacacatgatcgcagcttgcagcaacacccgcaatttctatctgcaataacacaggtagacagagtggttggtcaaccacccaggccaagttccgcacatgctggacacccgccatcaccatcaccacccccaacctaccataacctgtaa